CAGATATTTTAAGTTATATGGCTAAGAATAATATTGTTGCAAATGGAAATCCTTTTACTATTTACAATGAAATTAATCCTGAAAACGGAAATGTAATTATGAGTAACGCCATACCAGTAATGAATAAAATTGATTTTACTAACTTTACTGAAAACAATGATATATTATGTGGATACACTCCTAAAACAAAAGTACTTAAAGCTACTTTAAAAGGAAATTACTCCAACCTTCCTGAAGCATGGAAAACAACAATGAACCATATCTCTCAAAACAATTTAATTCAATCTGATTTAAAACCTTTTGAAATTTATACTAACAATCCTGAAAACGTACCTAATCCAGCAAATTGGATAACTGAAATTTATATTCCGCTGAAAGATTAAATTTTTAATGAAACAACTCTTACTCATTTTTTTAGGAGGTTGGTTTGGTAGCGTAATAGCTTTTTTTACTTGAAATTTCAACTAAATTCGTTTAACATTAGATATAAAATATTAAAACGATTTCGAATCAAGTGGTTTTAAAACATTACATGAAACATCAAAGAAAAACATTAATTTTAAAAGCGATTAATAAACTCCCAGATAAATTGGGCTATCTTATTTATCATTTTTTACAGAAAAAATCATTTAAATCAATAGAATTAAATATTATTTCAAATAAAAATAGCATAGAAAAAATTAAATCTATTTTAACAAAAAAAAATATTGAGATTAAAAATAAAAATATAATTGAGATTGGATCTGGCTGGCTCCCTATTATGCCTTTTTTATTTAAATTAGAATTAAAAATTTCAAAAATTTCAACTTATGATATTAATAAACATTATAGTAATAAAAGGGTTAAATTAACATGTCAATATTTTAAAAATTTAAAATTTAAAACTCATAAATGTTTAAATATAAAATTACCTGATTTTATCGATTATTACCCAAGAACTAATATCATTAATACTAATATTGGAAATAATTTCAACCTAATTTATTCTCGTTTTGTACTTGAACATGTCACTCCTAATGACATATTAGAAATGCATAAAAAATTCTATTCAGAATCCAGAGATGATATAAAGATAATTCACTTAATATCTCCTTCTGATCATAGAGCTTACTCGGATAATTCTTTATCTATTTATGATTTTCTTCAATATTCTGATAATGATTGGAATAAAATCCAAACTAAATTTGATTATCATAATAGACTTAGACTCCCTGAATATCTTGATATTTTTAACAAAACAGGGTTTACAGTAAGCTACATAGAATATGATACAGCTGAATTTAATTCTGAAAAATATAAAAAATATAAAAAATTAAGAATTCATTCTGATTATAATAAGTTCAGTGAAAAGGAAATACTTGCAGGTTCAATAGTTGTTCTTTTAGAGAAAGAAATATCCTGTATCAAAAGCTAAAGTTAAAAAGGGTTATATTGCTTACTCAAAAGTAAATATATTCACTAAGTCACAAAATCTTGTTAATTTAGCTTTGTGAAACCAAAAGAAAAAAAAGCTTTAACTTCTCACGTGTTCTATAATCTTGACGGTATCCACACCTCACTAATCGTTACCAAAACCGTTAAACAAACAATATTTTATGCCCCTAGTAATTCATCTGCTCCATCCAATAAACCTATCAATTCTTCAGGTTTATGAATTAAAATAGGAATATGTTGCGAACAGATATAAAATTCGCTTTCCTTATGATAAAATTTGGTTACTGCTGTTTCAAATGACGTTTTTTCACAAACGATGCATGCTCTAGTTATACTCATAATATCCTCTTTTTAAACTAAAACAAATTTATTTTTTATTTTTTGTTTAAAAGCTAACATACATCATGCTTTAAGAAGAAATGTGATTACCTAATGCTTCCCAAAAGCCTTTACACCTGCCTCTACTCTAGTTTTTAAATAATTTTTACGAGGCACAATTGGGCAAGAATATTTATCGTTATAAGCACAATACGGATTATATGCTTTATTAAAATCGATTATTATGCTATCGCCTATAGGAATTCTGGCATCCAGATAACGTCCGCCACCATAACTTTCTAATCCGTTGGTTTCATCTAAAAAAGGAAGAAACAAGTAATCTTCATAACCTTCTTTTTGCATTAAATCTTTACCTTGATATATATTCAAATTAAATTGTTTCCCTTGTAATTCAAATGACAAAACACCATAAACACGTTCTTTTGAAACGCGACTAGTAGTTGTTCTCATATTAAACCATTTAGAATTGGGTGTGCGCTCTAATTTAGCCTTAACAACATAAGTAGAATCGAATTTAAAAAATTCTAAACCATCAAAAACCTTTCTATCTTTATCTTTTAAAGGCGATGTGGTGGCATCTTTATATTCGGCATTTAGCTCTTTTTGAAACTCGGTTTCCCCTTTTAAGGGTTTCTTATCTTGTGCGCAACTTAACGTTGTAACCAAAAATAATAGTATTAATAAATGTTTCATGTTTATACCTAAGTTTACCAATTACCACATGTAACACCCATATAATCAGTTATAAATGATACTAAATAGATAACAACGGGTGTTTCACTTTTAAAATATTTTCATTTCAAAAATACAACTTCCAATTATTTTATATAAGTTTGTACTCTAATAAAAAAATAAAAATGCGTCATAACGTCACAATTTGTAAAAAACAATTAACCTTTTCTAGAAATAGAAATCGGGCTTGTTATTTATTGTGGTGATATGTTTACATAATATTACAGTATTTAAAAAGTCCGACTTCACAGTCGGACTTTTTTTTGGTCCATTAACAACTTACAACCATAAAAATTGAAAATACAAACTTGAACAATCAGAACTAATGAAAACTTTATTCAACAACTACGTTAACACTTTTAGCGGACTTTCTAAAGAAGTTTGGTGGCTAGCATTAATAACCCTTATTAACAGAGCTGGTACGATGGTAATTCCTTTTTTATCACTTTACCTAACAAAAAGCTTACACTTTACATTAAGTGATGTTGGCTGGATTATGAGTGCTTTTGGTGTAGGTTCTGTCATTGGCTCATGGCTAGGTGGTAGACTAACCGATAAAATTGGCTATTATAAAGTTATGGTTTTTAGCTTAGTTACTACTGGTTTACTATTTATTGGTTTGCAATTTTTAACAACTTTTGCATCATTTTGCCTAGGTATCTTTTTGGTAATGCTGGTAGCAGATATGTTTAGACCGGCAATGTTTGTGGCATTAAGTGCTTACAGTAAACCTGAAAACAAAACACGCTCTGTAACATTAATTAGGCTTGCTATAAACCTTGGTTTTTCTGCAGGTCCTGCCATTGGTGGCATAATTATTACAACACTTAGCTATGGTGGGTTGTTTTGGGTAGACGGTATTACTTGTATTTTAGCAACCTTAGTTTTAATTAATGTTTTAAATCCTAAAAAAACAAAAACCTTAGATGAGGTTATAAATAAAAATCCGAAATCGGCGTATCATGATAAAGCCTTTATAATATTTTTATTTGCCATGATGCTTTTTGGGGTAGTATTCTTGCAATATTTCTCAACCATGCCACTCTACTATAAAGATGTTCACCATTTATCCGAATTAGACATAGGTATTCTTTTAGGCATGAATGGTTTTATCATTTTTGTATTAGAAATGCCTTTAATAAAATGGCTTGAAAACACCACTTTTACAAAATCTGGTTTAATGCTTTTTGGTGCGATTCTTACAGGTTTAAGTTTTATTATTTTAAACTTAACAAATTGGGTTGGCGTTTTAATTATTGGCATGCTATTAATGACTTTTGGTGAAATGATTGCTTTTCCATTTTCAAATGCTTTTGCAATGGATCGTGCTAAAAAGGGGAATCAAGGCGAATATATGGCACTATATTCCATAGCATTTTCTGTAGCTCATATTTTTGGGCACAATGCAGGTATGCAGATGACAGATAAATTTGGTTTTGATAGTACCTGGTACATCATAACTTTACTAGCTGCACTTTGTGTATTCTTATTGTTTATTTTAAAACTTTATTTGAATTCTAAAAAGAAAAAGAAACAAATAGACGGAGAAAAAGAAATTTTATGGATTTAATATCAAATAACTATTCCTTCTTTAAATATTGAAAAGTAACTAAATTTTACAAAATCTTGGGATTGCAACTCATTGTAGATGCCATTCCAAGATTCGTAAGATTTGAATATCCTTAATGAGACGTTACTTTTCTACTTAAAAAATAAAATTATTTTGAAGGTTTTAATTCTTTATAACGAATTACATGAGATAATACAATTTGTGTTTTAGTTTCGCCATAAATAATAAGTTGATCTATAAACGACTCTAAATGCTTTTGATCTCTTAAAACCACTTCCATAACAATGTTTTCATTTCCAGTTATTCTATAACAATTTAAAACTTCGTCATACGTTTTTACTTTATCTAAAAAGGGCTTTAATTTTCCAATAAAGGCACGTAATGTAATAATTGCTTTTAATTGATATCCCATATCTAATGGAGAAACAACGGTTTTATAACCTAATATAACACCAGCATCTTCCATCTTTTTTATGCGTTCTGAAACAGCAGGAGAACTAATTCCTACTTGACGTCCAATTTCGGCGTTAGATTGTCTTGCATTTTGCTGCAAACACCTTAAAATCTTCCAATTAAGTGTGTCTAAATTCATTTAAAAGAAATTTAACTATAAAAAATTAAAAACTAAAGTAAATATACAAATTTACTTTAAAATCTAAAGACGAATATGGATTCTAGTGAGTAATTTTGATTAAAATGCTAAGAATAAAAAGAAATGCTGTCTAATACCCCACTAAACCTATCGGAATTACCGATTTATAGAAAAGCTCAAGAAATTTTTGTGTTATCACAAAACATTTCCTTGTACTTAAATCATGATTTATGTGAGCTAAAAGAAGATGGCACAGAAGATACTAATATATATTTTTCAGGAGATATTGTTCAACAATCTGTATCCTTAGCCCCAGAAATTGAAAATGCAGAATTAGAACGTTTCTCAGATAGAAAACACAAACATATTGCTTCTCTAAAACGACTTACAAATATGCTCTATAAAAATTCATATCGATTAGAGCGTTCAAATAGTAACGGTAAAGATTTTTTACCTATTCTACGAAGTGAATTAAAAAAGTTTAAGCAATTACAACGGAGTTGGATGCTAACCTTATAATCATAATCAAAAAACACATCTTAGCAGATGTGTTTTTTTTTGTTAATAATAGCAATATAATATCATTAAAACCCTTAATAATATTAAACAAATATATTTGTAATAAAAATGTCATATACAAAAAGTTTAAGTTAGAATTGACATATGTCAATTCTAACTTAAATCCTTAAAAAAGTGAAAACTTTATATTATTCTTGAAAGTGTCTCTGGGCGCATATTAAGTAACGAAGCTAAATACTTTTTGGGTAAACGCTTAACAATTTCAGGGTTAGTAATATTAATAAAATACTCATATCTATCTTTTGCTGATGGAATTCTAGCCATAAAAGCACGATACTCTGCATGAATATAATATTGTTCCATTAAAATTCTATTTAAATACCCCATCTCTTTAAAGTTTTCTAAAGCAAAATGCATATGCTCATAACTTAAACTTTCTGTATAGGTATCTTCTAAACATTGTATATTTTCTAATGCTGGTTCATTCTTAAAATAACCCGATATAGAAGTTACAAATTCATTATCTACACTAACCCAAGTAGTAATTTCTTTTTCATTATAGTTAAAATAACCACGCACCAATCCTTTTCTAATTACAAAAAGCCTATCACAAACCTCACCACTTCTAACAATATAATCGCCTTTTTTATATTGCTTATATACCAAAACATTGGAAAAAAACTTATTAAGAGATTTAGATAATGGATAAATAGAGTTAAGCAAAACAATACTAAAAATATTGTTGTATTTAGTTGCAGGCATAAATTATCTTTTTGA
The nucleotide sequence above comes from Flavobacteriaceae bacterium HL-DH10. Encoded proteins:
- a CDS encoding DUF1684 domain-containing protein gives rise to the protein MKHLLILLFLVTTLSCAQDKKPLKGETEFQKELNAEYKDATTSPLKDKDRKVFDGLEFFKFDSTYVVKAKLERTPNSKWFNMRTTTSRVSKERVYGVLSFELQGKQFNLNIYQGKDLMQKEGYEDYLFLPFLDETNGLESYGGGRYLDARIPIGDSIIIDFNKAYNPYCAYNDKYSCPIVPRKNYLKTRVEAGVKAFGKH
- a CDS encoding MFS transporter; translation: MKTLFNNYVNTFSGLSKEVWWLALITLINRAGTMVIPFLSLYLTKSLHFTLSDVGWIMSAFGVGSVIGSWLGGRLTDKIGYYKVMVFSLVTTGLLFIGLQFLTTFASFCLGIFLVMLVADMFRPAMFVALSAYSKPENKTRSVTLIRLAINLGFSAGPAIGGIIITTLSYGGLFWVDGITCILATLVLINVLNPKKTKTLDEVINKNPKSAYHDKAFIIFLFAMMLFGVVFLQYFSTMPLYYKDVHHLSELDIGILLGMNGFIIFVLEMPLIKWLENTTFTKSGLMLFGAILTGLSFIILNLTNWVGVLIIGMLLMTFGEMIAFPFSNAFAMDRAKKGNQGEYMALYSIAFSVAHIFGHNAGMQMTDKFGFDSTWYIITLLAALCVFLLFILKLYLNSKKKKKQIDGEKEILWI
- a CDS encoding Lrp/AsnC family transcriptional regulator; the protein is MNLDTLNWKILRCLQQNARQSNAEIGRQVGISSPAVSERIKKMEDAGVILGYKTVVSPLDMGYQLKAIITLRAFIGKLKPFLDKVKTYDEVLNCYRITGNENIVMEVVLRDQKHLESFIDQLIIYGETKTQIVLSHVIRYKELKPSK
- a CDS encoding Crp/Fnr family transcriptional regulator — encoded protein: MPATKYNNIFSIVLLNSIYPLSKSLNKFFSNVLVYKQYKKGDYIVRSGEVCDRLFVIRKGLVRGYFNYNEKEITTWVSVDNEFVTSISGYFKNEPALENIQCLEDTYTESLSYEHMHFALENFKEMGYLNRILMEQYYIHAEYRAFMARIPSAKDRYEYFINITNPEIVKRLPKKYLASLLNMRPETLSRII